A stretch of Pseudorhodobacter turbinis DNA encodes these proteins:
- a CDS encoding asparaginase, whose protein sequence is MADSAAIAELWRGGQLESTHFGHAVICGADGSVEAAWGDPDAVIFPRSSCKMVQALPLMESGAGRDLTSRQLGLVCASHNGAALHTEAVAAWLKDMGLGESDLRCGNQTPQDKAERDRLIKTDSSPCQLHNNCSGKHAGFLMLNKHLGGHADYVEVDHPVQMAIKAAHEELTGEQSAGYGIDGCSAPNYSTSVAGLARAMAYFATAREDGDARQNAAYRLSRGMMAYPEMVAGEGRACTELMRAMGGKVAIKTGAEAVFVGIIPELQKGIALKVMDGGTRGAELAITALLVKLGVLDADHPAARKRLNTIERNWRGFETGSLRLAPGFGEGA, encoded by the coding sequence ATGGCAGATTCGGCAGCGATCGCAGAGTTGTGGCGGGGCGGACAACTGGAAAGCACACATTTTGGTCACGCCGTGATTTGTGGCGCGGATGGTTCGGTTGAGGCGGCTTGGGGCGATCCGGATGCGGTGATCTTTCCGCGATCAAGCTGCAAAATGGTGCAAGCCCTGCCTTTGATGGAAAGCGGGGCGGGGCGCGATCTTACTTCCCGGCAGTTGGGCCTTGTCTGTGCCAGCCACAACGGAGCTGCGCTGCACACCGAAGCGGTTGCGGCTTGGCTGAAGGATATGGGGCTGGGCGAAAGTGATCTGCGCTGCGGCAACCAGACCCCGCAAGACAAGGCAGAGCGTGATCGCCTGATCAAGACGGACAGCAGCCCGTGCCAGTTGCACAACAATTGCTCGGGCAAGCATGCGGGGTTCTTGATGTTGAACAAGCATCTTGGCGGGCACGCGGATTATGTAGAGGTCGATCACCCTGTTCAAATGGCGATCAAGGCCGCCCATGAGGAGCTGACCGGCGAGCAAAGCGCGGGCTACGGGATTGATGGCTGTTCGGCCCCGAATTATTCGACCAGCGTGGCAGGGCTGGCGCGGGCGATGGCCTATTTTGCAACCGCGCGCGAGGATGGCGATGCGCGCCAGAACGCGGCTTACCGGCTGTCGCGCGGTATGATGGCCTATCCCGAAATGGTGGCCGGTGAGGGCCGTGCCTGCACCGAGTTGATGCGCGCCATGGGCGGCAAGGTGGCGATCAAGACGGGGGCCGAGGCGGTCTTTGTCGGGATCATTCCCGAATTGCAAAAGGGTATTGCGCTGAAGGTCATGGACGGTGGGACCCGCGGGGCCGAGCTGGCGATCACGGCGCTTTTGGTCAAGCTGGGCGTGCTGGACGCAGATCATCCCGCGGCCCGCAAACGTCTGAACACAATAGAGCGGAACTGGCGCGGTTTTGAGACCGGAAGCCTGCGTCTTGCCCCCGGGTTTGGCGAAGGCGCATGA
- the purU gene encoding formyltetrahydrofolate deformylase, which translates to MSKYALTVTCHSTRGIVAAIANYLADNGCNITDSAQFDDQGTGNFFMRVSFESDGVVDLAKMTEGFAKSAEPFKMSYEFHDESQKMKIIIMVSRFGHCLNDLLYRWRIGALPIDIVGVISNHMDYQKVVVNHDIPFHCIKVTAENKIEAEARIMAVVEDAGADLIVLARYMQILSDGMCQKMSGRIINIHHSFLPSFKGANPYKQAFQRGVKLIGATSHYVTSDLDEGPIIEQDTVRVTHAQSPNDYVSLGRDVESQVLARAIHAHIHRRVFLNGNKTVVFPASPGSYASERMG; encoded by the coding sequence ATGAGCAAATACGCCCTAACCGTCACATGCCATTCAACGCGCGGGATTGTCGCGGCGATCGCGAATTACCTCGCGGATAACGGTTGCAACATCACCGACAGCGCCCAGTTCGATGATCAGGGAACGGGCAATTTCTTCATGCGGGTCAGCTTTGAAAGCGATGGGGTGGTCGATCTTGCCAAGATGACGGAGGGCTTTGCCAAAAGCGCCGAACCCTTCAAAATGTCATATGAATTCCACGACGAGTCCCAGAAGATGAAAATCATCATCATGGTCTCGCGGTTCGGGCATTGCCTGAACGATCTTTTGTACCGCTGGCGCATCGGGGCTTTGCCGATTGATATCGTCGGGGTGATCTCTAACCATATGGATTATCAAAAGGTTGTCGTGAACCACGACATCCCTTTCCACTGCATCAAGGTAACCGCGGAAAACAAGATTGAGGCCGAAGCCCGGATTATGGCTGTGGTCGAGGATGCCGGCGCCGATCTGATTGTTCTGGCCCGCTATATGCAGATCCTGTCGGATGGGATGTGCCAAAAAATGTCAGGCCGGATCATCAACATCCACCACTCTTTCTTGCCCAGCTTCAAGGGGGCGAACCCCTACAAGCAAGCCTTCCAGCGCGGGGTGAAACTGATCGGGGCGACATCGCATTACGTTACTTCCGACCTTGATGAGGGGCCGATTATCGAGCAAGACACCGTGCGCGTTACCCATGCCCAATCCCCAAATGATTACGTATCGCTGGGGCGGGATGTGGAAAGTCAGGTTCTGGCGCGCGCCATTCACGCCCATATCCATCGCCGCGTGTTCCTGAACGGGAATAAAACCGTGGTGTTCCCGGCCTCTCCGGGATCATACGCCTCTGAACGTATGGGTTAA
- a CDS encoding quaternary amine ABC transporter ATP-binding protein: protein MTDTEIKISIRNLYKIFGDDPQPALQMIKDGMGKTELLEKHGHVLGLNDINVDVPAGKTTVIMGLSGSGKSTLIRHLNRLIEPTAGEVWVDGENILEYNDAQLRHLRQHKMSMVFQKFALLPHRTVLQNAGLAPAIEGQSERKYADEARKWLDRVGLQGQGEQYPHQLSGGMQQRVGIARALTSNSDIMLMDEAFSALDPLIRTDMQDLLNELQAELQKTIVFITHDLDEALKLADHLVILKDGFTVQQGEPQNILLNPADPYIEDFVSDINRARVLRVRSVMTRTPDAPGERAGEIDHNDNLESVIALSEGDTSLSYRVMKDGKPVGVLDMRKLVRALVPSEQSDDPESARRSG, encoded by the coding sequence ATGACCGATACCGAAATTAAAATCTCGATCCGCAACCTTTACAAGATCTTTGGGGATGATCCCCAACCCGCCCTGCAAATGATAAAAGATGGCATGGGCAAGACCGAGCTGTTGGAAAAGCATGGGCATGTGTTGGGGCTGAACGACATTAATGTCGATGTGCCCGCCGGTAAAACGACCGTGATCATGGGGCTGTCCGGCTCTGGCAAGTCGACGCTGATCCGGCACTTGAACCGGCTGATCGAACCAACGGCCGGCGAGGTGTGGGTCGATGGCGAGAACATCCTTGAATACAATGACGCGCAGTTGCGGCATTTGCGGCAGCACAAGATGTCGATGGTATTCCAGAAGTTTGCGTTGTTGCCGCATCGCACCGTGTTGCAAAATGCTGGCCTCGCCCCCGCAATTGAGGGGCAAAGCGAGCGGAAATATGCGGATGAGGCGCGCAAGTGGCTTGACCGCGTTGGCCTGCAAGGTCAGGGCGAACAATACCCGCATCAGCTTTCAGGTGGGATGCAGCAGCGGGTGGGGATCGCCCGCGCTTTGACCAGCAATTCAGACATCATGCTGATGGATGAAGCGTTCTCGGCGCTCGACCCGCTTATCCGCACCGACATGCAGGACCTGTTGAACGAGCTGCAGGCAGAGCTGCAAAAGACCATCGTGTTCATCACGCATGATCTGGATGAGGCGTTGAAACTCGCGGACCATCTGGTGATCCTCAAGGATGGTTTCACCGTCCAGCAGGGGGAGCCGCAGAATATCCTGTTGAACCCCGCCGATCCGTATATCGAAGATTTTGTAAGCGACATTAACCGCGCCCGCGTTCTTCGCGTCCGTTCGGTGATGACGCGTACACCCGATGCGCCGGGCGAACGGGCGGGTGAGATTGACCACAACGACAATCTGGAATCCGTGATCGCCTTGTCCGAGGGCGATACCTCCCTCAGCTACCGCGTGATGAAGGATGGCAAGCCGGTTGGCGTGCTGGATATGCGCAAGCTGGTCCGCGCCCTTGTTCCGTCTGAACAATCGGATGATCCCGAAAGCGCGCGTCGTAGCGGCTGA